The region TAAATGATTTTATGCTGGTAAAGGCGGATGAAGAGAAACCTTTGCTGGAACTGATTGCCAGCGCGGCAAAAGCGCTACTGCCGGAACAATCACGCCTTGTCGGCGGGCACTATCTTATCGAAGACCAGAAAGTCACGCTGGCACCGCCTGATAACGCGCCAGGTGATTTCGCCGTGCGTCCGGACGTGGTGGTCGCCGCCTGGGCCGAAGCGGGTGAGCTTTTCGGCTGCGTGCGCCAGTTCGCCGGTAAAATTTCCTTAGAGCCAGGCCTGGTGCACAAAGCGAACGGCGGCATTCTGGTGGTGGCGCTGAAAACGCTCCTGATGCAGCCGCTGTTATGGATGCGCCTGAAGCAGATGATCATCGCGAAGCGCTTTGAGTGGATAGCGCCGGACGAATCGCGTCCGTTGCCGGTTTCCCTCCCTTCCCTCGCGCTCGATTTGCGCGTCGTGCTGGTGGGCGATCGTGAATCGCTGGCCGATTTCCAGGAGATGGAGCCCGTACTCGCACAGCAGGCTATTTACAGTGAATATGAAGATGATCTGCAAATCGCCGACGAAGAAGATATTTCACTCTGGTGCAACTGGGTCTGCACGCTCGCTCAACAGCATCAGCTGCCCGCGCCGGCACGCGACGCCTGGCCGCTGCTGATTCGTGAAGCCGTGCGGTACACCGGCGACCAGGAGACGCTGCCGCTGGATCCTATCTGGATGACGCGCCAGCTCGGCGAAGTCGCGGCGCTATGCGAAGACGCCACCTTCGACGCCGCGCAGTTCGCGCAGATGCTGGCCCGGCGCGCCTGGCGTGAAGGCTATCTCGCCGAGCGCATGCAGGATGAAATCCTGCTCGGCCAGTTGCTGGTGGAAACTGAAGGCGAACGCATCGGTCAGATTAACGCGCTGTCAGTCGTGGAATTTCCCGGGCATCCGCGCGCGTTCGGCGAACCATCTCGCATCAGTTGCGTGGTGCATATCGGCGACGGCGAGTTTACCGATATCGAACGCAAAGCCGAACTGGGCGGTAATATTCACGCCAAGGGCATGATGATCATGCAGGCATTCCTGATGGCTGAGCTGGATCTTGAACAGCAGATGCCCTTCTCCGCCTCGCTAACCTTTGAGCAGTCCTACAGCGAAGTGGACGGCGACAGCGCCTCAATGGCGGAGCTGTGCGCGCTTATCAGCGCGCTCGCCAACGCCCCGCTTAACCAGCAGATTGCCATTACCGGCTCAGTGGATCAATTTGGCCGCGCGCAACCGGTCGGCGGGCTTAACGAGAAAATCGAAGGTTTTTTCACCGTCTGTCAGGCTCGCGGCTTAACGGGCAAACAGGGCGTCATTATTCCTGCCGCCAACGTACGTCATTTATCGTTGTGCCAGGAGATTCTGGACGCAGTCGAGCAGGGGCAATTTTCCATCTGGGCCATTGATGATGTCGCAGATGCGCTACCCTTATTAACCACTCTCCCGTGGGATGGCGAAGGCCAGACGACCTTGCTGTCGGCTATCGGCGAGCGAATCGCTCAGGCGACGCAGCAGGATATCCGCCAGCGGCCATGGCCGTTACGTTGGCTGAACTGGTTTAACCACAACTGATCGGACTTGTTCAGCGTACACGTGTTAGCTAACCTGCGGGCTTCACTAAAATAAGGCATACAGAGAACATGGTAGACAAACGCGAATCCTATACGAAAGAAGACCTTCTTGCCTCCGGGCGCGGCGAGCTGTTTGGCGCAAAAGGCCCTCAGTTGCCGGCACCCAACATGTTAATGATGGACCGCGTGGTGAAAATGACCGAAACCGGCGGTAACTTTGATAAAGGTTACGTGGAAGCGGAGCTGGATATCCATCCTGACATGTGGTTCTTTGGCTGCCATTTTATCGGCGATCCGGTAATGCCGGGCTGCCTCGGTCTTGATGCTATGTGGCAGCTGGTCGGATTCTATTTAGGCTGGCTGGGCGGCGAAGGCAAAGGCCGCGCGCTGGGCGTAGGCGAAGTGAAATTTACCGGCCAGATCCTGCCGACTGCCAAAAAAGTGACCTACCGTATTCACTTCAAACGCGTGGTAAACCGTCGTCTGGTCATGGGTATCGCCGATGGCGAAGTGCTGGTCGACGGCAAACAGATCTACACCGCGACTGACCTGAAAGTTGGCCTGTTCCAGGACACCTCTGTGTTCTGATAGCCTCATTTGATGGCATCCAGAAAGGCGAAACCTCCGCAATGCGGAGGTTTCTTTTTAAAGAGACAAGCTCACGCAGTCTGAGCCCTGTCCTCCATGGCTTCTCGCCAGCCTCCCAGCCAATGAGACCTCTGATTCAGGGTCTGGTAAGGACACATTTCTTTTGAGCGTCCGGTAATACCGGCCTGATAACCACGATGATGTGCCCGTTCCAGGCGATCTCTTTTCTGTCTCTTCATGCCTCGTTTCCCTCATTTCAGGTCTGGTGGAAAAGAAAACAGTGATTACATTTTGCGCAATCACACTTTACGAATACCTGCAAATATCGGGCGCGTCAATGCGCAAAATTCACGCCAATGTCATATTTGTGAGCTAGTTTGGATAAATTTTATACAAAAAATGAGGGTGCAGTGAGGTTATCTGACTGGCATAAAAGAGAAAGCCGCCGCCCTCTTTAAGCAGAAGACGACGGCTTTTTAGGGTCATTCAAATTTTTTATGGCTGGCGCGCCAGCTCATCCGCTATGGTTTTCGCCTGCTGCTGCCATGCTTGCGCGAGCGTTTTCACCATCGCGTCATAGCCATCCTGCTGCTGCTTAAGTTCAGTGTAGAAAGGCCGCTTGATAAGCTGACCTTTATGCTTAAGCAGCCACTCGCCGCTGACAATCACTCGCCCGTCATAGCGACCGTGAAAACCGGTCACGTTGACGTTCAGCGTATCCTGCTCCGCGCCGAGCGGTTGAGCGGAAACCACCCACCCAGGCAGCGTGGCGCTGAGATTCGTTACCAGCGTATTGCGTAACTGTTGATCCAGCGGACTCGCCCACAGGTTCTGGCTCGCTATCACGTACTGCACATCGGTGGTCTGATAGACAACACCATTGCCCGCCAGATAATCGGGCACCGCCACCTGCTCAACCCACAGCAGGCGCTGGCTGTTTGCCGGCGCGCTGTGTGTGACCGGCGCGGTGGACGCCGG is a window of Cronobacter muytjensii ATCC 51329 DNA encoding:
- a CDS encoding AAA family ATPase, whose protein sequence is MTINRLTSQALVPDTETFQSRFDEMDAASDGALDFEALQPRLHDGLSQLCAPRPLNDFMLVKADEEKPLLELIASAAKALLPEQSRLVGGHYLIEDQKVTLAPPDNAPGDFAVRPDVVVAAWAEAGELFGCVRQFAGKISLEPGLVHKANGGILVVALKTLLMQPLLWMRLKQMIIAKRFEWIAPDESRPLPVSLPSLALDLRVVLVGDRESLADFQEMEPVLAQQAIYSEYEDDLQIADEEDISLWCNWVCTLAQQHQLPAPARDAWPLLIREAVRYTGDQETLPLDPIWMTRQLGEVAALCEDATFDAAQFAQMLARRAWREGYLAERMQDEILLGQLLVETEGERIGQINALSVVEFPGHPRAFGEPSRISCVVHIGDGEFTDIERKAELGGNIHAKGMMIMQAFLMAELDLEQQMPFSASLTFEQSYSEVDGDSASMAELCALISALANAPLNQQIAITGSVDQFGRAQPVGGLNEKIEGFFTVCQARGLTGKQGVIIPAANVRHLSLCQEILDAVEQGQFSIWAIDDVADALPLLTTLPWDGEGQTTLLSAIGERIAQATQQDIRQRPWPLRWLNWFNHN
- the fabA gene encoding bifunctional 3-hydroxydecanoyl-ACP dehydratase/trans-2-decenoyl-ACP isomerase, translating into MVDKRESYTKEDLLASGRGELFGAKGPQLPAPNMLMMDRVVKMTETGGNFDKGYVEAELDIHPDMWFFGCHFIGDPVMPGCLGLDAMWQLVGFYLGWLGGEGKGRALGVGEVKFTGQILPTAKKVTYRIHFKRVVNRRLVMGIADGEVLVDGKQIYTATDLKVGLFQDTSVF
- the rmf gene encoding ribosome modulation factor produces the protein MKRQKRDRLERAHHRGYQAGITGRSKEMCPYQTLNQRSHWLGGWREAMEDRAQTA
- the pqiC gene encoding membrane integrity-associated transporter subunit PqiC, which encodes MKKWLPLAAVMLLSACSSTEETTWYQLPASTAPVTHSAPANSQRLLWVEQVAVPDYLAGNGVVYQTTDVQYVIASQNLWASPLDQQLRNTLVTNLSATLPGWVVSAQPLGAEQDTLNVNVTGFHGRYDGRVIVSGEWLLKHKGQLIKRPFYTELKQQQDGYDAMVKTLAQAWQQQAKTIADELARQP